From a single Streptomyces liliifuscus genomic region:
- a CDS encoding DUF2254 domain-containing protein, with amino-acid sequence MGDWKTTDGLPRRRRHRALSPWREHLRDTFWFAPTAALVLVFVVWSAATAADDAILTALRDSGDEDAVSDLLGIAEDAKTVVTTISAAMMTFIGVVFSISLVAVQMAAGQFSPRVVRIFVRSRITKATFAVFLATFVQSLLVLTSYDSQRDPALVASIPLVQSVLTLILVGLSVVLFVMYVNSTLRLMRVAHVVDLITREALRVVANMPLDVSAEEPVGTGTGSGYSSGLDLAPETARFAHHGRAGVLRDVDIVRLVRMARQSGVVLRLVPRIGDFVVPGTPVFAVHGGPATKALRALSFQVSVGAERTFHQDLGFGLRQLSDIALRALSPAVNDPTTAVQAVDRIVQFLSSVARRPLGALLHRDRRGAVRLVQPVPGWTELVDLGFTEIRGCAVSSPQVTRRLLAGLDDLLAAVPEDRRAPLVRHRTLLTQAVERTVPQAADRAFALHPDRQGIG; translated from the coding sequence ATGGGTGACTGGAAGACTACGGACGGGTTGCCGCGCAGACGGCGGCACCGGGCTCTGTCGCCGTGGCGGGAGCATCTGCGGGACACGTTCTGGTTCGCTCCGACCGCCGCCCTGGTCCTGGTGTTCGTGGTGTGGTCCGCGGCGACGGCGGCGGACGACGCGATCCTGACCGCGCTGCGCGACTCGGGCGACGAGGACGCCGTGAGCGACCTGCTGGGGATCGCCGAGGACGCGAAGACCGTGGTCACCACGATCAGCGCGGCCATGATGACCTTCATCGGCGTCGTCTTCAGCATCTCGCTGGTCGCCGTGCAGATGGCCGCCGGGCAGTTCAGCCCCCGCGTCGTACGGATCTTCGTGCGGAGCCGGATCACCAAGGCCACCTTCGCGGTGTTCCTGGCCACCTTCGTCCAGTCCCTGCTCGTCCTCACCTCGTACGACAGTCAACGTGATCCCGCGCTGGTGGCCTCGATCCCGCTCGTCCAGTCCGTCCTCACGCTGATCCTGGTGGGGCTGAGCGTCGTCCTGTTCGTGATGTACGTGAACTCGACGCTGCGGTTGATGCGGGTCGCGCACGTCGTCGATCTGATCACCAGGGAGGCGTTGCGGGTCGTCGCGAACATGCCCCTCGACGTTTCCGCGGAGGAACCCGTCGGTACCGGTACCGGTTCCGGTTACAGCTCCGGCCTCGACCTCGCCCCGGAGACCGCCCGCTTCGCCCATCACGGTCGCGCGGGCGTGCTGCGGGACGTCGACATCGTGCGGCTCGTCCGGATGGCGCGGCAGAGCGGTGTCGTGCTGCGGCTCGTCCCGCGGATCGGGGACTTCGTCGTGCCGGGCACGCCGGTGTTCGCCGTACACGGCGGGCCCGCCACGAAGGCGCTGCGGGCGCTGAGTTTTCAGGTGTCCGTGGGTGCCGAGCGGACGTTCCATCAGGATCTGGGGTTCGGGCTGCGGCAGTTGTCGGACATCGCGCTGCGTGCCCTGTCGCCCGCCGTGAACGACCCCACCACGGCGGTTCAGGCCGTGGACCGGATCGTGCAGTTCCTGTCCTCGGTGGCGCGGCGCCCGCTCGGGGCCCTGTTGCACCGGGACAGGCGAGGCGCCGTACGGCTGGTGCAACCCGTGCCCGGCTGGACCGAGTTGGTCGACCTCGGCTTCACCGAGATCCGGGGGTGTGCCGTGTCCAGTCCTCAGGTCACCCGCCGTCTGCTGGCCGGGCTCGATGATCTCCTCGCTGCTGTTCCCGAGGACCGTCGGGCGCCGTTGGTCCGCCATCGCACGTTGCTGACCCAGGCCGTGGAACGGACCGTGCCTCAAGCCGCGGACCGCGCCTTCGCCCTCCACCCGGACCGGCAGGGCATCGGGTAG
- a CDS encoding aldehyde dehydrogenase family protein — MAPTLTLKAHTSWTDAWQRCLTVAPEAFRDDRVLNLWGAAWQADGRALPATSPVDGSPIAGPPRLDGPTAHQAVRASLDHHRAWRHVPLDERRARVAATLDALTEHRELLALLLVWEIGKPWRLAQADVDRAIDGVRWYVDGIEPMVEGRTPLDGPVSNIASWNYPMSVLVHAMLIQALAGNAVIAKTPTDGGVACLTLACALAAREGIPVTLVSGSGRELSEALVRAPEIGCVSFVGGRDTGAAVATAVADLGKRHVLEQEGLNTWGIWNHTDWDTLTAVIPKLFDYGKQRCTAYPRFVVQRELFDDFLAAYLPAVRTLRVGHPLAVEHPDDPYPQLDFGPVINAAKAKDLHDQVAEAIDRGAVPLHRGRLTDARFLPGQDTAAYVQPVTLLNPPPSSPLHHAEPFGPVDTIVLVDTEAELLAAMNASNGALVATLSTDDEATYDRLAPQIRAFKVGHGKPRSRGDRDELFGGFGASWRGAFVGGELLIRAVTRGPAGERLPGNFPEYHLMP; from the coding sequence ATGGCACCCACCCTCACCCTCAAGGCCCACACATCCTGGACAGACGCCTGGCAACGCTGCCTCACCGTGGCGCCGGAAGCCTTCCGGGACGACCGTGTCCTCAACCTCTGGGGCGCCGCCTGGCAGGCGGACGGCAGGGCGCTGCCCGCCACCAGCCCGGTGGACGGAAGCCCCATCGCAGGGCCGCCGCGCCTCGACGGCCCGACGGCCCACCAGGCCGTACGCGCCTCACTCGACCACCACCGAGCCTGGCGGCACGTGCCCCTGGACGAACGCCGGGCCCGCGTCGCGGCCACGCTCGACGCGCTCACCGAACACCGCGAACTGCTCGCCCTCCTCCTCGTCTGGGAGATCGGCAAGCCCTGGCGGCTCGCGCAGGCCGACGTCGACCGGGCCATCGACGGCGTGCGCTGGTACGTGGACGGAATCGAGCCCATGGTCGAGGGCCGGACCCCGCTCGACGGGCCCGTGTCCAACATCGCGAGCTGGAACTACCCGATGAGCGTGCTCGTTCACGCAATGCTGATACAGGCATTGGCAGGGAACGCGGTCATCGCCAAGACCCCGACCGACGGCGGCGTCGCGTGTCTCACTCTGGCCTGCGCACTCGCCGCACGCGAGGGGATTCCCGTCACCCTCGTCAGCGGCAGCGGGCGCGAGCTGTCGGAGGCGCTCGTGCGCGCGCCCGAGATCGGCTGCGTCTCCTTCGTCGGCGGCCGCGACACGGGCGCCGCGGTGGCCACGGCCGTCGCCGACCTCGGCAAACGACACGTACTCGAACAGGAGGGCCTGAACACCTGGGGCATCTGGAACCACACGGACTGGGACACGCTGACGGCGGTCATCCCCAAGCTCTTCGACTACGGCAAGCAGCGCTGCACCGCCTACCCGCGATTCGTCGTGCAGCGTGAGCTGTTCGACGACTTCCTGGCGGCGTACCTGCCGGCCGTCCGTACGCTGCGAGTCGGCCACCCGCTGGCGGTCGAGCACCCCGACGACCCGTATCCGCAGCTCGACTTCGGTCCTGTGATCAACGCGGCCAAGGCGAAGGACCTCCACGACCAGGTCGCCGAGGCGATCGACCGCGGCGCGGTCCCACTGCACCGCGGCCGGCTCACCGACGCGCGCTTCCTGCCCGGCCAGGACACGGCCGCGTACGTCCAACCGGTCACGCTCCTCAACCCGCCCCCGTCCTCGCCCCTCCACCACGCGGAACCCTTCGGCCCGGTCGACACCATCGTCCTGGTCGACACCGAGGCGGAGCTGCTCGCCGCCATGAACGCGTCGAACGGCGCGCTCGTCGCGACCCTGTCTACGGATGACGAGGCCACCTACGACCGACTGGCCCCGCAGATCCGCGCGTTCAAGGTCGGCCACGGCAAACCCCGTTCGCGCGGCGACCGCGACGAGCTCTTCGGCGGCTTCGGCGCGTCCTGGCGGGGCGCGTTCGTGGGCGGCGAACTGCTGATACGCGCGGTGACGCGAGGACCGGCGGGGGAGCGGTTGCCGGGCAACTTCCCGGAGTACCACCTCATGCCGTGA
- the sucD gene encoding succinate--CoA ligase subunit alpha, translated as MAIYLTKESKILVQGMTGGEGMKHTRRMLAAGTDVVGGVNPRKAGQSVDFDDRAVPVFGSVREGIEATGADVSVVFVPPAFSKAAVVEAADAGIELAVVITEGIPVHDSVAFTAYARSKGTRIIGPNCPGLITPGQSNAGIIPADITKSGRIGLVSKSGTLTYQLMYELRDIGFSTCVGIGGDPVVGTTHIDCLAAFQDDPDTELIVLIGEIGGDAEERAAAYVRDHVTKPVIGYIAGFTAPEGKTMGHAGAIVSGSSGTAQAKKEALEAAGVRVGDTPTETARLVLAALGESG; from the coding sequence ATGGCCATCTACCTCACCAAGGAGAGCAAGATCCTCGTCCAGGGCATGACGGGCGGCGAGGGCATGAAGCACACCCGGCGCATGCTCGCGGCAGGCACCGACGTCGTCGGCGGCGTCAACCCGCGCAAGGCCGGGCAGAGCGTCGACTTCGACGACCGCGCCGTGCCCGTCTTCGGCTCCGTGCGCGAAGGCATCGAGGCCACCGGAGCCGACGTCAGCGTCGTCTTCGTCCCACCCGCCTTCTCCAAGGCGGCAGTTGTCGAGGCCGCCGACGCCGGCATCGAACTCGCCGTCGTCATCACCGAGGGCATCCCGGTCCACGACTCGGTCGCCTTCACCGCGTACGCGAGGTCGAAGGGCACCCGGATCATCGGCCCCAACTGCCCCGGCCTGATCACTCCCGGCCAGTCCAACGCGGGCATCATCCCGGCCGACATCACCAAGTCGGGCCGCATCGGCCTCGTCTCCAAGTCCGGCACGCTCACCTACCAACTCATGTACGAACTCCGCGACATCGGCTTCTCGACCTGCGTCGGCATCGGTGGCGACCCCGTCGTCGGCACCACCCACATCGACTGCCTGGCCGCCTTCCAGGACGACCCCGACACCGAACTCATCGTCCTCATCGGGGAGATCGGCGGCGACGCCGAGGAACGCGCGGCCGCGTACGTCCGCGACCACGTCACCAAACCCGTCATCGGCTACATCGCCGGATTCACCGCCCCCGAGGGCAAGACGATGGGCCACGCGGGCGCGATCGTCTCCGGCTCGTCCGGCACGGCCCAGGCGAAGAAGGAGGCCCTGGAGGCGGCCGGCGTACGGGTCGGCGACACCCCGACCGAGACGGCCCGGCTGGTCCTAGCCGCACTGGGCGAATCCGGATGA
- a CDS encoding LysR family transcriptional regulator — translation MTLVNSPHSALDANLAVALDALLTEQSVTRAAARLHTSPAAMSRTLGRLRRTLQDPLLVRAGQTMVPTPRALALREEAAAVVRRLGSLLSPGEGADPATLSSTFTLQTADLVGAALTPGLLHLARQEAPGVSFRLRAEELEAGPALRDGRIDLEIGSIDHVDPETQVEELVTLRMMAAVRPGHPLAEGALDPARLAAAEHVVVSRRGRFTGPLDSALAERNLHRRVTVVLPGHLAAMTLAARSDVVCLVPAALPGKPESPLTHTATALGLRLLDIPLPLPPLTIGMAWHPRHTADGAHDWLRNAVRRTLRAPATT, via the coding sequence ATAACGCTGGTGAACAGCCCACATTCGGCCCTTGACGCCAACCTCGCCGTAGCCCTGGACGCCCTGCTGACCGAACAGAGCGTCACCCGCGCCGCCGCCCGCCTGCACACCTCCCCCGCCGCCATGAGCCGCACCCTCGGCCGCCTGCGCCGTACCCTCCAGGACCCGCTCCTCGTACGGGCCGGACAGACCATGGTCCCCACCCCTCGCGCCCTGGCTCTGCGCGAGGAAGCCGCCGCAGTGGTGCGCCGCCTCGGATCGCTGCTCAGTCCCGGCGAAGGGGCCGACCCCGCCACCCTGAGCAGCACCTTCACCCTCCAGACCGCCGACCTGGTCGGTGCGGCACTGACGCCCGGACTGCTGCATCTGGCCCGGCAGGAGGCGCCGGGCGTCTCGTTCCGGCTCCGGGCCGAGGAGTTGGAGGCCGGTCCGGCCCTTCGCGACGGCCGGATCGATCTGGAGATCGGATCCATCGACCACGTGGACCCGGAGACCCAGGTCGAAGAACTGGTCACGCTCCGGATGATGGCGGCCGTCCGTCCGGGGCACCCCCTCGCCGAAGGGGCCCTGGACCCGGCGCGGCTCGCTGCCGCCGAGCATGTCGTGGTCAGCCGGCGAGGGCGGTTCACCGGCCCTCTCGACAGCGCCCTGGCCGAACGGAACCTCCACCGGCGCGTCACGGTCGTCCTCCCCGGCCACCTGGCGGCGATGACCCTCGCGGCCCGCAGCGACGTCGTCTGCCTCGTCCCCGCCGCACTCCCCGGCAAGCCCGAGTCACCACTCACGCACACCGCCACCGCCCTCGGCCTGCGCCTCCTCGACATACCCCTGCCGCTGCCACCCCTGACCATCGGCATGGCCTGGCACCCCCGCCACACGGCCGACGGAGCCCACGACTGGCTCCGCAACGCCGTTCGCCGCACACTTCGCGCGCCCGCGACCACCTGA
- a CDS encoding GNAT family N-acetyltransferase, whose product MTIVLRTPTADGVREAIAALREWQHDETPMQLHPGDIGWNYRFGTAETAAAVRTWSRNGRILAVGMLDSPTLVRMTVASDAFHDEDLARRLVEDFSLPERGVLPEGEVSIEAPQGLLLHDLLTKEGWGVDDPWTPLFRDLAEAVEDPGARIKEIGPEQAQDFADVLRSAFNTSKPTREYRHRMSAAPFYADARCLGAYDDQGNPAAVVTVWSAGPGKPGLVEPMGVHTDHRGRGYGRAITVAGAAALREMGSSSVRVCTPSSNVGGVATYKAAGFAARPEIADRIRKV is encoded by the coding sequence ATGACGATTGTGCTGAGGACGCCGACGGCCGACGGAGTGCGCGAGGCCATTGCGGCGCTGCGGGAGTGGCAGCACGACGAAACGCCGATGCAGCTGCATCCCGGGGACATCGGCTGGAACTACCGGTTCGGAACGGCCGAGACGGCCGCGGCGGTACGGACCTGGAGCCGGAACGGACGGATCCTCGCCGTCGGGATGCTGGATTCGCCGACGCTCGTGCGCATGACGGTCGCTTCCGACGCGTTCCATGACGAGGACTTGGCACGGCGGCTCGTCGAGGACTTCTCGCTGCCCGAGCGCGGCGTGCTGCCGGAAGGGGAGGTGTCCATCGAGGCGCCTCAGGGCCTGCTGCTCCACGACCTGTTGACCAAGGAGGGCTGGGGCGTCGACGATCCGTGGACGCCGCTCTTCCGCGACCTCGCCGAAGCGGTGGAGGACCCCGGCGCGCGGATCAAGGAGATCGGCCCGGAGCAGGCACAGGACTTCGCCGACGTCCTGCGGTCCGCGTTCAACACCTCGAAGCCCACGCGCGAGTACCGGCACAGGATGTCCGCCGCACCGTTCTACGCCGACGCCCGCTGCCTGGGTGCCTACGACGACCAGGGCAACCCCGCGGCGGTGGTGACGGTCTGGTCGGCCGGCCCGGGGAAACCAGGACTGGTCGAGCCGATGGGCGTCCACACGGACCACCGCGGCCGCGGTTATGGCCGGGCGATCACCGTCGCGGGGGCGGCCGCACTGCGGGAGATGGGCTCGTCAAGCGTGCGCGTGTGCACGCCGAGCTCCAACGTCGGCGGCGTCGCCACGTACAAGGCGGCCGGGTTCGCGGCGAGGCCGGAGATCGCCGACCGGATCCGGAAGGTCTGA
- the sucC gene encoding ADP-forming succinate--CoA ligase subunit beta, with protein MDLFEHQARELFEEHGILVPRAEVTDSPKEAREIARRLGGRVVVKAQVKTGGRGKAGGVKLAADPAATELTARQILGMDIKGHTVGKVMLAQPVDIESEFYVSYVLDRAAGRFLAIASAEGGMDIEEVAATRPDAVARVHIDPAEGVTSAKAAEIADAAGLPPQTVDVLVRLWDVLIREDAVLVEVNPLVRTAQGQILALDGKVTLDDNARFRQARWGDQESTHDDPLEAAAAAKNLNYVKLDGEVGIIGNGAGLVMSTLDVVAGCGARPANFLDIGGGASAQIMADGLSVILSDPAVKSVFVNVFGGITACDAVADGIVQALESVHLTKPLVVRLDGNNAVRGRAILDDRAHPLVQQATTMDGAARRAAQLANAS; from the coding sequence ATGGACCTGTTCGAGCACCAGGCAAGGGAACTCTTCGAGGAACACGGCATTTTGGTGCCGAGGGCCGAGGTCACGGACTCGCCCAAGGAGGCACGCGAGATCGCCCGCAGGCTCGGCGGCCGCGTCGTCGTCAAGGCACAGGTGAAGACCGGCGGACGCGGCAAGGCGGGCGGCGTGAAACTCGCCGCGGACCCCGCCGCCACCGAACTGACGGCACGCCAGATCCTCGGTATGGACATCAAGGGCCACACCGTCGGCAAGGTGATGCTGGCCCAACCGGTCGACATCGAGAGCGAGTTCTACGTCAGTTACGTACTCGACCGGGCCGCCGGCCGATTCCTCGCGATCGCCTCGGCCGAGGGCGGCATGGACATCGAGGAGGTCGCCGCCACCCGGCCGGACGCCGTGGCGCGCGTCCACATCGACCCCGCCGAGGGCGTCACCTCGGCCAAGGCGGCCGAGATCGCCGATGCCGCCGGCCTGCCTCCGCAGACCGTCGACGTCCTGGTCAGGCTCTGGGACGTACTGATCCGCGAGGACGCCGTACTCGTCGAGGTGAACCCCCTCGTCCGTACCGCCCAGGGGCAGATCCTCGCACTCGACGGCAAGGTCACCCTCGACGACAACGCCCGCTTCCGGCAGGCGCGTTGGGGCGACCAGGAGTCCACGCACGACGACCCGCTGGAGGCGGCGGCCGCCGCCAAGAACCTCAACTACGTGAAGCTGGACGGCGAGGTCGGCATCATCGGCAACGGCGCCGGCCTCGTCATGTCGACCCTCGACGTGGTCGCCGGCTGCGGCGCGCGCCCCGCCAACTTCCTCGACATCGGCGGGGGAGCCTCCGCCCAGATCATGGCCGACGGCCTCTCCGTCATCCTCTCCGACCCGGCGGTGAAGTCCGTCTTCGTCAACGTCTTCGGCGGCATCACCGCCTGCGACGCGGTCGCCGACGGCATCGTGCAGGCCCTGGAATCGGTCCACTTGACCAAGCCACTGGTCGTCCGCCTCGACGGCAACAACGCTGTACGCGGCCGCGCCATCCTCGACGACCGGGCGCACCCCCTGGTCCAGCAGGCCACCACCATGGACGGCGCCGCGCGCCGTGCCGCCCAACTCGCCAACGCCAGCTGA